The Cellulomonas sp. S1-8 genome has a window encoding:
- the whiA gene encoding DNA-binding protein WhiA, producing MALTAQVKDELARLKVDKTSCRKAEISATLRFAGGLHIISGRIVIEAELDTGIAARRLRQSIAEVYGHESDIIVVSGGGLRRGSRYVVRVVKDGESLARQTGLLDNRGRPVRGLPPQVVSAGVGEAEAAWRGAFLAHGSLTEPGRSSALEVTCPGPEAALALVGAARRLGVSAKARDVRGVDRVVIRDGDAIGVMLTRLGAHDTMLVWEERRVRREVRGTANRLANFDDANLRRSARAAVAAGARVDRAFEILGDDLPEHLRQAGELRLAHKEASLEELGKLADPPLTKDAVAGRIRRLLATADRRAADLGIPDTEAGLSPDLLDL from the coding sequence ATGGCGCTGACGGCACAGGTGAAGGACGAGCTCGCCCGGCTGAAGGTGGACAAGACGTCCTGCCGGAAGGCGGAGATCTCGGCGACCCTGCGGTTCGCCGGCGGACTGCACATCATCTCCGGGCGGATCGTCATCGAGGCCGAGCTGGACACGGGGATCGCCGCGCGACGTCTGCGGCAGTCGATCGCCGAGGTCTACGGCCACGAGAGCGACATCATCGTCGTCTCCGGCGGCGGGCTGCGCCGCGGCAGCCGGTACGTCGTGCGGGTCGTCAAGGACGGCGAGTCGCTGGCGCGCCAGACGGGTCTGCTCGACAACCGCGGTCGACCGGTCCGCGGGCTGCCGCCGCAGGTCGTCTCGGCGGGTGTCGGCGAGGCGGAGGCGGCGTGGCGTGGCGCGTTCCTCGCGCACGGCTCGCTGACCGAGCCCGGACGCTCGTCGGCGCTCGAGGTGACCTGTCCCGGCCCGGAGGCGGCGCTCGCTCTGGTCGGCGCCGCACGCCGCCTGGGCGTCTCCGCCAAGGCGCGCGACGTGCGCGGCGTCGACCGCGTGGTCATCCGCGACGGCGACGCGATCGGCGTCATGCTCACGCGCCTGGGCGCGCACGACACGATGCTCGTGTGGGAGGAGCGGCGCGTGCGCCGTGAGGTGCGCGGCACGGCGAACCGGCTGGCGAACTTCGACGACGCGAACCTGCGGCGCTCGGCCCGTGCCGCGGTCGCGGCGGGTGCGCGCGTCGACCGGGCGTTCGAGATCCTCGGCGACGACCTGCCGGAGCACCTGCGGCAGGCCGGCGAGCTGCGGCTCGCCCACAAGGAGGCGTCGCTCGAGGAGCTCGGCAAGCTGGCCGACCCGCCGCTGACGAAGGACGCGGTCGCGGGTCGCATCCGGCGCCTGCTCGCGACGGCGGACCGGCGGGCGGCCGACCTGGGGATCCCGGACACCGAGGCGGGGCTCAGCCCGGACCTGCTCGACCTCTAG
- the gap gene encoding type I glyceraldehyde-3-phosphate dehydrogenase — MTIKVGINGFGRIGRNFYRAIVASGADIEIVGVNDLTDNHTLAHLLKYDTVLGRFPLSVDYDDENIIVDGKKIRALAERNPADLPWAALGADIVIESTGFFTDATKAKAHIDAGAKKVIISAPAKNEDGTFVVGVNHESYDPATQHIISNASCTTNCLAPVAKALNDAIGIERGLMTTIHAYTGDQNLQDGPHKDLRRARAAAQNIVPTTTGAAKAVALVLPELKGKLDGFALRVPTITGSATDLTFTASREVTVEEVNAAVKAAAEGPLKGTLEYTEDEIVSSDIVTNPHQSIFDAKLTKVSGDLVKIIAWYDNEWGYSSSLVKLTEYVGARL; from the coding sequence GTGACCATCAAGGTCGGCATCAACGGCTTCGGCCGCATCGGGCGGAACTTCTACCGCGCCATCGTGGCCTCGGGGGCCGACATCGAGATCGTCGGCGTCAACGACCTGACGGACAACCACACCCTGGCCCACCTGCTCAAGTACGACACGGTCCTGGGCCGCTTCCCCCTGAGCGTGGACTACGACGACGAGAACATCATCGTCGACGGCAAGAAGATCCGGGCGCTCGCCGAGCGCAACCCGGCAGACCTGCCCTGGGCCGCGCTCGGTGCGGACATCGTCATCGAGTCCACGGGCTTCTTCACCGACGCGACCAAGGCGAAGGCGCACATCGACGCCGGCGCCAAGAAGGTCATCATCTCGGCCCCGGCCAAGAACGAGGACGGCACGTTCGTCGTCGGCGTCAACCACGAGTCGTACGACCCGGCGACGCAGCACATCATCTCGAACGCGTCCTGCACGACGAACTGCCTGGCCCCGGTGGCCAAGGCGCTCAACGACGCCATCGGCATCGAGCGCGGTCTCATGACCACGATCCACGCCTACACCGGTGACCAGAACCTGCAGGACGGTCCCCACAAGGACCTGCGTCGCGCCCGCGCGGCCGCGCAGAACATCGTCCCCACGACGACCGGTGCGGCCAAGGCCGTGGCGCTCGTGCTGCCTGAGCTCAAGGGCAAGCTGGACGGCTTCGCGCTCCGCGTGCCGACCATCACCGGCTCGGCCACCGACCTGACCTTCACCGCCTCGCGCGAGGTCACGGTCGAGGAGGTCAACGCCGCGGTCAAGGCCGCTGCCGAGGGCCCGCTCAAGGGCACGCTGGAGTACACCGAGGACGAGATCGTGTCCTCGGACATCGTCACCAACCCGCACCAGAGCATCTTCGACGCCAAGCTCACCAAGGTGAGCGGTGACCTCGTCAAGATCATCGCCTGGTACGACAACGAGTGGGGCTACAGCTCGAGCCTCGTCAAGCTCACCGAGTACGTCGGCGCGCGTCTCTGA
- a CDS encoding gluconeogenesis factor YvcK family protein: protein MSRFGDPTRPAVVALGGGHGLSASLSALRLMTDRITAVVTVADDGGSSGRLREEMGVLPPGDLRMALSALCDDSEWGRTWRDLLQHRFDTDGPLDRHSVGNLLIVALWELLGDTVEGLDLVGRLLGARGRVLPMASVPLRIEADVVTVAGVREVVRGQTEVAVTPHRIEQLRLHPVDPPACPQAVAAVLEADWVVLGPGSWYSSVLPHLLVPQLRTALLETSARIVVMLNLSPDDETAGMRTTDHLAVLLAHAPELPVHAVIADPAAVDDVGELADLCSATGSRLLVRQVRRGDQSAVHDPLRLAAALRDVVEDYLGDVGTRTGR from the coding sequence GTGAGCCGCTTCGGCGACCCCACGCGGCCCGCCGTGGTCGCGCTGGGCGGGGGCCACGGCCTGTCGGCGTCGCTGTCGGCGCTGCGGCTCATGACCGATCGCATCACCGCGGTGGTCACGGTCGCGGACGACGGCGGCTCGTCCGGCCGGCTGCGCGAGGAGATGGGCGTGCTGCCGCCCGGCGACCTGCGGATGGCGCTGTCGGCCCTGTGCGACGACTCCGAGTGGGGTCGCACCTGGCGGGACCTGCTGCAGCACCGCTTCGACACCGACGGGCCGCTGGACCGGCACTCCGTGGGCAACCTGCTCATCGTGGCGCTCTGGGAGCTGCTGGGCGACACCGTCGAGGGCCTGGACCTGGTGGGACGCCTGCTGGGCGCCCGCGGCAGGGTGCTGCCCATGGCGTCGGTGCCGTTGCGCATCGAGGCGGACGTCGTGACCGTGGCCGGTGTGCGGGAGGTGGTGCGCGGCCAGACGGAGGTCGCCGTGACGCCGCACCGGATCGAGCAGCTGCGGCTGCACCCGGTCGACCCGCCGGCGTGCCCGCAGGCCGTCGCGGCGGTGCTCGAGGCCGACTGGGTCGTGCTGGGTCCGGGCTCCTGGTACTCCTCGGTGCTGCCGCACCTGCTGGTGCCCCAGCTGCGCACCGCGCTGCTGGAGACCTCGGCGCGGATCGTCGTGATGCTCAACCTGTCGCCCGACGACGAGACCGCGGGCATGCGCACGACCGACCACCTCGCGGTGCTGCTGGCCCACGCGCCCGAGCTGCCCGTGCACGCGGTCATCGCGGACCCGGCGGCCGTCGACGACGTCGGCGAGCTCGCCGACCTGTGCAGCGCGACGGGCAGCCGCCTGCTGGTGCGCCAGGTCCGTCGCGGCGACCAGAGCGCCGTGCACGACCCGTTGCGCCTGGCGGCGGCCCTCCGGGACGTCGTCGAGGACTACCTGGGGGACGTCGGGACGCGCACCGGCCGGTGA
- the uvrC gene encoding excinuclease ABC subunit UvrC — translation MADPATYRPAPGEIPDAPGVYRFCDEHGRVVYVGKAKSLRNRLNSYFQDIGGLHPRTQTMVTTAASVQWTVVGTEVEALALEYTWIKEFDPRFNVKYRDDKSYPYLAVTMADEVPRVQVMRGAKRRGTRYFGPYAHAWAIRETVDLLLRVFPVRTCSAGVFRRARQQGRPCLLGYIDKCSAPCVGRIGVDEHHQLAQDFCDFMAGDTARFTRRLTRAMKDAAAEQDYERAARLRDDIATLEKATERNAVVLSDGTDADVFALAGDELEAAVQVFHVRDGRIRGQRGWVVEKVEDLDDAALVEHLLQQVYGSEDPEAATASVPREVLVPVLPTDVEQVQVWLSGLRGSRVQVRVPQRGDKRELAATVLRNAEHALALHRTRRAGDLTSRSMALREIQEALDLPTAPLRIECYDVSHNQGTFQSASMVVFEDGLARKSEYRLFTVRGPEGQGARDDTAAMHEVITRRFRRYLAERADARDLELDDGDEDAPRSGPIDERTGKPTRFAYPPNLVVVDGGPPQVAAAAAALAELGIDDVALCGLAKRLEEVWLPGEEYPVILRRASEGLYLLQRVRDEAHRFAITAHRQRRSKGMTVSVLDDVPGLGPARKAALLRHFGSVKRLRAASADEIATVPGMGARTAEAVVAALAVPAPGGATPVSGGFAAPSADEPGKVVP, via the coding sequence ATGGCCGACCCCGCGACGTACCGACCGGCGCCCGGTGAGATCCCGGACGCCCCCGGCGTCTACCGGTTCTGCGACGAGCACGGTCGCGTCGTCTACGTCGGCAAGGCCAAGAGCCTGCGCAACCGGCTGAACAGCTACTTCCAGGACATCGGCGGGCTGCACCCGCGCACGCAGACGATGGTGACGACCGCGGCCTCCGTGCAGTGGACCGTCGTCGGCACCGAGGTCGAGGCGCTCGCGCTCGAGTACACCTGGATCAAAGAGTTCGACCCCCGCTTCAACGTCAAGTACCGGGACGACAAGTCCTACCCGTACCTGGCGGTGACGATGGCCGACGAGGTCCCGCGGGTGCAGGTCATGCGCGGCGCCAAGCGCCGCGGCACCCGGTACTTCGGCCCGTACGCCCACGCGTGGGCGATCCGCGAGACCGTCGACCTGCTGCTGCGGGTCTTCCCCGTGCGGACGTGCTCCGCCGGGGTGTTCCGGCGCGCGCGGCAGCAGGGCCGGCCGTGCCTGCTGGGCTACATCGACAAGTGCTCGGCGCCGTGCGTGGGCCGCATCGGCGTGGACGAGCACCACCAGCTCGCGCAGGACTTCTGCGACTTCATGGCCGGGGACACCGCACGCTTCACGCGTCGGCTCACGCGCGCGATGAAGGACGCCGCGGCCGAGCAGGACTACGAGCGGGCCGCGCGGCTGCGCGACGACATCGCGACCCTGGAGAAGGCGACCGAGCGCAACGCCGTCGTGCTGTCCGACGGCACCGATGCCGACGTCTTCGCGCTCGCGGGCGACGAGCTCGAGGCAGCGGTCCAGGTGTTCCATGTCCGCGACGGTCGGATCCGCGGGCAGCGGGGGTGGGTGGTCGAGAAGGTCGAGGACCTCGACGACGCCGCACTCGTCGAGCACCTCCTGCAGCAGGTGTACGGCAGCGAGGACCCCGAGGCCGCGACGGCGTCCGTGCCGCGCGAGGTGCTGGTCCCGGTGCTGCCCACGGACGTCGAGCAGGTCCAGGTGTGGCTCAGCGGGCTGCGGGGCAGCCGCGTGCAGGTCCGGGTGCCGCAGCGCGGCGACAAGCGCGAGCTGGCCGCCACCGTGCTGCGCAACGCCGAGCACGCGCTCGCGCTGCACCGCACCCGGCGTGCCGGCGACCTCACGAGCCGCAGCATGGCGCTGCGCGAGATCCAGGAGGCGCTGGACCTGCCGACGGCGCCGCTGCGCATCGAGTGCTACGACGTGTCGCACAACCAGGGCACGTTCCAGTCCGCGTCGATGGTGGTCTTCGAGGACGGTCTGGCGCGCAAGAGCGAGTACCGCCTGTTCACCGTGCGCGGCCCCGAGGGCCAGGGTGCGCGCGACGACACCGCCGCGATGCACGAGGTCATCACGCGACGGTTCCGGCGCTACCTGGCGGAGCGCGCGGACGCCCGCGACCTGGAGCTCGACGACGGCGACGAGGACGCACCGCGCAGCGGCCCGATCGACGAGCGGACGGGCAAGCCGACGAGGTTCGCCTACCCGCCCAACCTCGTCGTCGTCGACGGCGGCCCGCCCCAGGTCGCCGCCGCGGCCGCCGCGCTCGCCGAGCTCGGCATCGACGACGTCGCGCTGTGCGGGCTCGCCAAGCGGCTCGAGGAGGTCTGGTTGCCGGGGGAGGAGTACCCGGTCATCCTGCGGCGCGCCTCCGAGGGCCTCTACCTGCTGCAGCGCGTGCGCGACGAGGCCCACCGGTTCGCGATCACCGCGCACCGTCAGCGGCGCAGCAAGGGGATGACGGTGTCGGTGCTCGACGACGTGCCGGGTCTGGGTCCGGCGCGCAAGGCCGCGCTGCTGCGCCACTTCGGCTCGGTGAAGCGCCTGCGGGCCGCGTCGGCCGACGAGATCGCGACGGTGCCCGGGATGGGCGCCCGGACGGCGGAGGCGGTCGTCGCAGCGCTCGCAGTCCCGGCGCCGGGCGGCGCGACCCCGGTGTCCGGCGGGTTCGCGGCGCCGTCCGCGGACGAGCCTGGCAAGGTGGTCCCATGA
- the rapZ gene encoding RNase adapter RapZ encodes MSEPSPITVPAGIPALEAAAEAPVLEQPQVLVITGMSGAGRTRTAAVLEDLGWYVVDNLPAQMLTHLVGMLTSGPVGTGARRLAAVIDVRGREYFAALTGVLDHLQGSGIELRVLFLDASDEVLVRRFEQVRRPHPLQGDGRILDGIGHERSLLSDLRERADMVIDTSELNVHDLARVVRAGVAEPHDDVLHLSVVSFGFKYGIPLDADHVADVRFLSNPYWITELRHLSGRDAPVRDYVLGLPGARTFVDRYVDALEPVLDGYLHEEKRYATIAVGCTGGKHRSVAISEAVGARLRERGHRVQVTARDLGKE; translated from the coding sequence ATGAGCGAGCCCTCGCCGATCACCGTCCCGGCGGGTATCCCCGCCCTCGAGGCCGCTGCCGAGGCCCCCGTCCTCGAGCAGCCCCAGGTGCTGGTCATCACCGGCATGTCCGGAGCCGGCCGGACCCGGACCGCCGCGGTCCTCGAGGACCTGGGGTGGTACGTCGTCGACAACCTGCCGGCCCAGATGCTCACCCACCTGGTGGGCATGCTCACCAGCGGACCCGTGGGGACCGGCGCACGCCGGCTCGCCGCCGTCATCGACGTGCGGGGCCGCGAGTACTTCGCCGCCCTGACGGGGGTGCTCGACCACCTGCAGGGCAGCGGCATCGAGCTGCGCGTGCTGTTCCTCGACGCCTCCGACGAGGTCCTGGTCCGCCGCTTCGAGCAGGTGCGTCGCCCGCACCCGCTGCAGGGCGACGGGCGGATCCTCGACGGCATCGGGCACGAGCGGTCGTTGCTGTCGGACCTGCGGGAGCGGGCCGACATGGTGATCGACACCTCCGAGCTCAACGTCCACGACCTGGCCCGCGTGGTGCGGGCCGGCGTGGCCGAGCCGCACGACGACGTCCTGCACCTGTCGGTGGTGTCCTTCGGCTTCAAGTACGGGATCCCGCTCGACGCCGACCACGTCGCAGACGTGCGGTTCCTGTCCAATCCGTACTGGATCACCGAGCTGCGGCACCTGTCGGGCCGGGACGCGCCCGTCCGCGACTACGTGCTCGGCCTGCCGGGGGCGCGGACGTTCGTCGACCGCTACGTCGACGCCCTCGAGCCGGTCCTCGACGGCTACCTGCACGAGGAGAAGCGCTACGCGACGATCGCGGTGGGCTGCACGGGTGGCAAGCACCGTTCGGTGGCCATCAGCGAGGCCGTCGGTGCGCGGCTGCGCGAGCGCGGGCACCGGGTCCAGGTCACGGCGCGGGACCTGGGCAAGGAGTGA
- a CDS encoding OsmC family protein: MAQLLHQYSVDLAWTGAGDSGTTTYTSYGRDHTLTSGAKPPLAGTSDPGFRGDPDRWAPEDLLVGSLSQCHMLWFLHLAAAAGVVVVGYADAASGTMRIEAAGQGQFTDVVLRPRVTVRTVALADGTPVDDALLAGLHHRAHEHCFIARSVNFPVRVEPAPVLRDQTGV, from the coding sequence ATGGCACAGCTCCTGCACCAGTACTCGGTGGACCTCGCCTGGACGGGCGCCGGCGACTCCGGGACGACGACGTACACCTCGTACGGGCGTGATCACACCCTCACCTCGGGGGCCAAGCCGCCGCTGGCCGGGACGTCGGACCCGGGCTTCCGCGGCGACCCGGACCGGTGGGCGCCGGAGGACCTGCTCGTCGGCTCCCTGTCGCAGTGCCACATGCTGTGGTTCCTGCACCTGGCCGCCGCCGCCGGGGTCGTCGTCGTCGGGTACGCCGACGCCGCATCGGGGACGATGCGGATCGAGGCGGCGGGGCAGGGACAGTTCACGGACGTCGTCCTGCGTCCCCGCGTGACCGTGCGGACCGTCGCCCTCGCCGACGGGACACCCGTGGACGACGCACTCCTGGCCGGGCTGCACCACCGCGCGCACGAGCACTGCTTCATCGCGCGGTCGGTGAACTTCCCGGTGCGCGTCGAGCCGGCACCGGTGCTGCGCGACCAGACCGGGGTCTGA
- a CDS encoding phosphoglycerate kinase has product MKTIDDLGDLRGKRVLVRSDFNVPLDGTTITDDGRIRAALPTLQALVAKGARVVVVAHLGRPKGAPEAKYSLAPVAARLGELLGQDVALADDVVGASAQATVAGLEDGQVALLENVRFDARETSKDEAERGALADELAALVDAYVSDGFGVVHRKQASVYDVAQRVPHAVGQLVLKEVESLRKATDDPARPYVVVLGGSKVSDKLGVIENLLSKADRLLIGGGMLFTFLAAQGHAVGKSLLEEDQLETVKGYLATALEKGVEIVLPVDIVVAPEFKADAPATVVDADAIPADQIGLDIGPRSAELFASKIVDAKTVVWNGPAGVFEFEAFAAGTRAVAQALVDAGHAGGFTIVGGGDSAAAVRTLGFDEADFGHISTGGGASLEFLEGKTLPGIAILEG; this is encoded by the coding sequence ATGAAGACGATCGACGACCTGGGCGACCTGCGCGGCAAGCGCGTGCTCGTCCGCTCCGACTTCAACGTGCCGCTCGACGGCACGACCATCACCGACGACGGCCGCATCCGCGCCGCACTGCCGACGCTGCAGGCCCTCGTCGCGAAGGGCGCCCGCGTCGTCGTGGTCGCTCACCTCGGACGCCCCAAGGGTGCGCCGGAGGCCAAGTACTCGCTCGCGCCCGTCGCGGCCCGCCTCGGCGAGCTGCTCGGTCAGGACGTCGCCCTCGCGGACGACGTCGTCGGCGCCTCGGCGCAGGCCACCGTCGCTGGGCTCGAGGACGGTCAGGTCGCGCTCCTCGAGAACGTCCGGTTCGACGCGCGTGAGACGTCCAAGGACGAGGCGGAGCGCGGCGCCCTCGCCGACGAGCTCGCGGCGCTCGTCGACGCGTACGTCTCCGACGGCTTCGGCGTCGTGCACCGCAAGCAGGCGTCGGTGTACGACGTCGCGCAGCGCGTGCCGCACGCGGTGGGCCAGCTGGTGCTCAAGGAGGTCGAGTCCCTGCGCAAGGCGACCGACGACCCGGCCCGTCCGTACGTCGTCGTCCTCGGCGGCTCGAAGGTCTCGGACAAGCTCGGCGTCATCGAGAACCTGCTGAGCAAGGCCGACCGGCTCCTCATCGGCGGCGGCATGCTGTTCACGTTCCTCGCGGCCCAGGGCCACGCGGTGGGCAAGAGCCTGCTCGAGGAGGACCAGCTCGAGACGGTGAAGGGCTACCTCGCCACGGCGCTGGAGAAGGGCGTGGAGATCGTCCTGCCCGTCGACATCGTCGTCGCCCCCGAGTTCAAGGCCGACGCCCCGGCGACGGTCGTCGACGCCGACGCGATCCCCGCCGACCAGATCGGTCTGGACATCGGCCCGCGCAGCGCCGAGCTGTTCGCCTCGAAGATCGTCGACGCGAAGACCGTGGTCTGGAACGGTCCCGCCGGGGTGTTCGAGTTCGAGGCGTTCGCGGCGGGCACGCGTGCCGTCGCCCAGGCGCTGGTCGACGCCGGCCACGCCGGCGGCTTCACGATCGTCGGCGGGGGCGACTCGGCCGCGGCCGTGCGCACCCTCGGCTTCGACGAGGCCGACTTCGGCCACATCTCCACCGGCGGCGGCGCGTCGCTGGAGTTCCTCGAGGGCAAGACCCTCCCCGGCATCGCGATCCTGGAGGGCTGA
- the secG gene encoding preprotein translocase subunit SecG, with translation MTGLRITLQVLLVLLSLLLVPLVLLHKGKGGGLSDMFGGGITAGAGSSGVAERNLNRITVIVALLWTVMIVLLGLIEKFSE, from the coding sequence GTGACTGGCCTTCGTATCACCCTCCAGGTGCTGCTGGTTCTCCTGAGCCTGCTGCTCGTCCCGCTGGTGCTGCTGCACAAGGGCAAGGGCGGCGGTCTGTCGGACATGTTCGGCGGGGGCATCACGGCAGGCGCCGGCTCGTCCGGTGTGGCCGAGCGCAACCTCAACCGGATCACGGTCATCGTCGCCCTGCTGTGGACGGTCATGATCGTCCTGCTGGGCTTGATCGAGAAGTTCTCGGAGTAG
- the tpiA gene encoding triose-phosphate isomerase, translating into MAGTRTPLMAGNWKMNLDHHQATHTVQKLAWTLKDGRHDYAAVEVCVLPPFTDLRSVQTLVDADKLEIVYGAQDVSAHQSGAYTGEISPLFLSKLGVTYVAVGHSERRQLHHEDDAVVNAKVISALGAGLVPILCVGEPLEVRKAGEHVAHTLAQLDGALAGLSAAQVAGLVVAYEPVWAIGTGETATPEDAQELCEAIRVRIAELYDQATADAVRVLYGGSVKSSNVASIMAKPDVDGALVGGASLDPEEFAKIVRYQAHTVA; encoded by the coding sequence GTGGCAGGCACCCGCACCCCGCTCATGGCGGGCAACTGGAAGATGAACCTGGACCACCACCAGGCGACGCACACCGTGCAGAAGCTCGCGTGGACCCTCAAGGACGGCCGGCACGACTACGCGGCCGTCGAGGTCTGCGTGCTGCCGCCGTTCACCGACCTGCGCAGCGTCCAGACGCTCGTCGACGCCGACAAGCTCGAGATCGTCTACGGCGCGCAGGACGTGTCCGCGCACCAGTCCGGCGCCTACACCGGCGAGATCTCCCCGCTGTTCCTCTCCAAGCTCGGCGTCACGTACGTCGCCGTGGGTCACTCGGAGCGCCGCCAGCTCCACCACGAGGACGACGCGGTCGTCAACGCCAAGGTCATCTCCGCGCTGGGTGCGGGCCTCGTCCCGATCCTGTGCGTCGGCGAGCCCCTCGAGGTCCGCAAGGCCGGCGAGCACGTCGCACACACCCTGGCGCAGCTCGACGGCGCGCTCGCGGGCCTGTCCGCCGCGCAGGTGGCGGGCCTCGTGGTCGCGTACGAGCCCGTCTGGGCCATCGGCACGGGCGAGACGGCCACGCCGGAGGACGCCCAGGAGCTGTGCGAGGCGATCCGCGTGCGGATCGCCGAGCTGTACGACCAGGCGACGGCCGACGCCGTGCGCGTGCTGTACGGCGGTTCGGTCAAGTCGTCGAACGTGGCCTCGATCATGGCCAAGCCCGACGTGGACGGCGCGCTCGTCGGCGGGGCCAGCCTCGACCCCGAGGAGTTCGCGAAGATCGTCCGGTACCAGGCGCACACGGTCGCCTGA
- a CDS encoding RNA polymerase-binding protein RbpA — protein MASGSAIRGSRVGAGPMGEAERGDAAPRVWISYWCSKGHETRPSFAEEAAQEAPATWDCPRCGFPAGQDPEAPPAPSKNEPYKTHLAYVKERRSEEDGAAILDEALAALRARRGG, from the coding sequence ATGGCGAGCGGGAGTGCGATCAGGGGGTCGCGCGTCGGGGCCGGCCCGATGGGGGAGGCGGAACGCGGTGACGCCGCGCCGCGCGTCTGGATCTCGTACTGGTGCTCCAAGGGCCACGAGACCCGACCCAGCTTCGCGGAGGAGGCCGCCCAGGAGGCGCCCGCCACGTGGGACTGCCCCCGGTGCGGGTTCCCGGCGGGTCAGGACCCGGAGGCGCCGCCGGCGCCCAGCAAGAACGAGCCGTACAAGACCCACCTCGCGTACGTGAAGGAGCGGCGCAGCGAGGAGGACGGTGCGGCCATCCTGGACGAGGCGCTCGCCGCGCTGCGGGCGCGCCGCGGCGGCTGA